The Myxococcales bacterium genome contains the following window.
TGCACCCGATCCACGGCCCCGACCACCCCGGCGCCGGCGGTGGCCGACGCGCCGCCGACCGAGCCCCCGGCCGAGCCCGCGCCGCCGCTCGAGCCGGTCGCCGAGGTCGAGCCGGTCGCCGAGGTCGAGCCGGTCGAGCCGGCCGCGCCCGTGGTGGTCGCGGTCCAGATCTCATCGACGCCGGCCGGCGCCAAGGTCTACCTCGGCGAGACGCTCCTGGGCGTCACCCCGATGATGGCCCAGCTCCCTCGCTCGGACGAGTCGGTGGCGGTGCGGGTCGAGCACGCGGGCTACGCCACCAAGGTGGTGGAGCTCCGGCCTGAGGCCGACGTCACCCTCGACGTCGCGCTGGTCGCGACCAAGCGCGTGCGCGGCATCAGCACCAAGAAGACCGGGCGCGGGTTCATCCTGAGCTGAGCCGCGTCGCGGGATCGTGACGGTCGTCGGTGGGTTGCGGCGCGGTCCCCGGTCGTGCACGGTGGTGGCCATGCGCGCCTGGCTCCCCGTGCTCGCGATCGCCGCGGCCTGCGGCAGCGGCGGCGGGCCGAGCACCTCGACCACGTCCGCGGGGCCGCGCGACGCCGGGCCCGCGGATGTCGCGCCGCCGGTGGCGCGTCCGGTCGACGCCGCCCCGCCGCCGCCGGTGGTCGCGCGCCCGCTCGCGGGGCCGTACCCGTCGCTCAAGGCCGCGGTCGCGGCCTGGGCGCCGGCGCCGAAGCGCTTCGCGGTGGTCACCCTGGCGACCACACCGGTCGGCGCGGCCGAGCTGGCGCTGGTGCGGGTCGACGACCGCGCCGCGCCCGCGGCGGCGTCGTGCGCGCTCG
Protein-coding sequences here:
- a CDS encoding PEGA domain-containing protein; amino-acid sequence: MASARSTTAIIWSTVVSAGAMLGSSGCTRSTAPTTPAPAVADAPPTEPPAEPAPPLEPVAEVEPVAEVEPVEPAAPVVVAVQISSTPAGAKVYLGETLLGVTPMMAQLPRSDESVAVRVEHAGYATKVVELRPEADVTLDVALVATKRVRGISTKKTGRGFILS